The window TATTGGAGAAGAGGAATTCTCATCATTAAAGGATAAGTATTACATAGAAGTAATGGACTCGCTGAAGGACAAAGCAAAGGAATATGCTAAGAGATTATTTGAGGAAAAGATTGGTATACCAGAGTACGAATACAGGGAGTTAAACGAAGAGGAGTTTAAAGAGCTATTTGGAGTAATTAAAGAATTCTCGCAGGATATGGGGAGAGATTACACTGAGTATCTAAAGGAGAAGTTTACCGTTATAAAATCTAGAAGTAAAAAATAGTAATTTAAGCTACACTAAGTTTTTATCTCATAAACGCAATATTATATACAAATTGTACTATAATAAAATCAGGGTTATAGGGAATAGCTCTCTAGCAGATAGGATTATAAAATTGCTAAATGAGATTGGATATTTCATAGTAAATGAAAGTGAAAATCTAAGAGTTGTAGTTGGTCCCTTATCTAGAGCTATAAAGTATGCGAACAAACCAGTCATTTTAGTTACGGAGAATGGTGAATATGTTATTCCCTTAAACAGGGAGGAGTCTGGAGTATCTCTAATAGCATCTCTGATATCTGATATGATAGGAGGTAACCTTATACTGACCTCTAAAATGGCAGAAAAGGGAGTTTACAGTGTACAAGAGTTCTCCTGGGTAAATGGATTATATTGGACGAACTCTGAAAAAGTTAAGGAGCTGAATAAAAAGATGTTAAAAAGCAGTAAACTCACCGTCTACTATGATAAGAAGATTATACTTCCGGAAGGATATTCGAATGTCGAAAAACCATGTAGTGCTGATATTGTCGTGGGGGATTATGACTGTAACTCACTTGTACTCAAACCATATAAGGTGGTTATGGGCTTAAAATATAATTCCACTATTCCCCCTGAGGTCATTTTGTATAGTATTAGACTAACCTTGAAATCAATTTACATACTTAATGACAGAATAGACGTAATAGTCTCTCCCGTGAAGGATAAAAATATCTTAAGTATATCCACATTGTTAGGTGCTGAATTATTTACGATTTATGGGGATACATGTGAAAGTATGCTCCTTCAATACGGGGGTAAAATTCTCCTTAAAGGCGTAAAGAGGGCTTTTGGACTGGAAACGTGTTTAGGGGTCGTAAAGATTGAGAAAGGTATACAATGAAGTACTCGACGAATATCTCTCCTTACCTGATAAAGTTGAAAGAATAATAAGTTTGGACCCTGCAGCCACAGAAACACTCTTTATGCTAGGTTTTGGTGAAAAGGTAATTGCAACAGACGCATTTAGTTACAGACCTGCTGAAGCTAAGAGGAAGTTGAAGATAGGGAGTTATACCCATGTTAGGGTTGACCTACTTGAGGATCTAAAACCAGACATCGTATTTACAACTATGGGAGCCCAAAAGGAACTGACCAGAAAACTGATTGATAAAAATTTCAACGTTTATCCTTTAGGTGTAACAACGTCTGTGTCTAGGATTTTAAATAACGTGATCCTGATCTCATTAGTCGTTAATGCACATGATATCGGGAGAAAATTATACCAATCACTACTTTTAGACCTGATGAGCTATAGAAGATCAACCAATAAAAGACCAAGAGTATATGTTGAATTTGACTTAGGAGGACCAATATCATGTGGATATCCAACACATGTGAGTGATGCAATTAACCTGGTAGGTGGTGAAAACATCTTTGACGATATTTCAGATGCGTACTTCACCCCCAATGATTATGAGGTAATGCAGAGGGATCCTGAGCTAATAATATATGAACCTAAAAGGCTCACCGATTATGAGAAGGAGAGGATTCTGAATTATATGGAGAGGAGAGGATTAGGAAAATTCAAGGAAAAAGTAGTATTTACAGTAGGAGATTTCTTAGCCCATCAAGGTCCTACCTTTATTACTGATGGCATAAAATTTCTATATAGTGTTATCCCTTGTTAGTTTCCTGGTTCTCTTCTCTTATAAAAGAATGAAAGCCTCGCCCTTTAGGGCGGGGAGGAAGTCAGTTAGATCTAGTCCTCTTTGAGGATATAACCCTAATTAACCCATATCCAGACACAATAATTCCAATTACAAATAAAACCTCTAAAAAAGTTGAGATGATACCTGAAAAAGAATAAAATGAGGATATATAGGAGGAGGGTAGTATGGCATAATTAACCCTGACATTAATTTGTGAATCTGAAGGATTCCCTAGTTCTATCGTGTAGTTCCCTAGATACTCTGGATTGTAAATTATATACCCTGTGTTGTTATAAGCTACACCATTAGGATTCACAATAATAACGTTCACGTTAGAGGAGTTTGTAATCACCTCAATATCGTAGTTGTTTTGGCGTAATGTTACGTTCTTGAGAACTAACGTGGTATTGGGTGGTATATTTAATATATACTGATTACTAATTAAATTTTTTGTAATTACACTATAATATGGTAAATAAAATGGCATCAGCAGATACATTGCTAGAGTTGAAAAGATAATAATTAATCCTATCACAAGAATTAATAAGTATATATTCACACGTACTGCAAAAGTAAGTTAAAGCTTAAAAATCTTATCTATAGTATTTTACCTATGTCCGGTGTTTACGAAATCTGTTGAGGTATTAGATACAACTCTAAGGGATGGAGCACAAACAGCAAATATATCATTCACGTTAAACGACAAGATTAGGATAGCTCTACTTTTAGATGAATTAGGGGTAGATTATATAGAAGGAGGATGGCCTTCATCAAATCCTAAAGATGAAGAATTCTTCAAAGAGATAAAGAAGTACAAGTTAACAAAGGCTAAGATTGCAGCCTTCGGTAGCACAAGAAAGAAGGAGAGTACAGCAAAGGAGGATCAAAGTTTAAATTCTATAATAAAGGCAGACGTGGATGTGGGCGTCTTATTTGGAAAAAGCTGGTCTCTTCACGTTACCGATGTATTAAAGATATCACTAGAGGAAAATCTTGATATAATATATGACAGTGTAAATTATCTTAAATCTCATGGTTTGCGGGTTGTTTACGACGCTGAGCACTTCTACCAAGGGTATAAAGAAAACAGGGAATATGCTCTTAAAGCCGTGAAGACTGCTGAAGAGGCTGGAGCAGATGTTGTAGTACTCTGTGACACTAATGGTGGTACATTACCCCATGAGGTCTACAATATAACTAAGGATGTAGTGAACCATCTAAAGGTCAAAATTGGTCTTCATATGCATAACGACTCTGGTGGTGCTGTGGCGAATACTGTAATGGGAGTCGTTGCAGGAGCTAGACATGTGCAAGGGACGATAAATGGAATAGGAGAAAGAACAGGAAATGCAGATCTTATACAAGTAATCCCCAACATTATGCTAAAATTAGGATTAAACTCACTTAAAGGAAATGAGAGCTTAAAGAAGTTAAGGGAAGTCTCAAGAGTAGTATATGAAATAATCGGAGTACATCCAAATCCATATCAACCTTATGTGGGAGACTTTGCATTTACACACAAGGCAGGAGTTCATGCAGATGCGGTAATGAAAGTCACAAGAGCATATGAACACATAGATCCTACATTAGTTGGAAATAATAGAAGGTTTATCATTTCAGAGGTCGCAGGCTCCTCTAATGTGATTTATTATTTGGAAAAATTGGGAATAAAGGTTGATAAAAAAGACCCCAGGGTAAGGAGTGCTGTGCAGAGAATAAAAGAATTAGAGAACAGAGGATATAGTTTTGACCTAGCACCAGCATCTGCTGTATTAGTTGCCCTTAAGGATCTAGGTATGTATAGAGACTTAATAAAAGTAGAATATTGGAAAGTAATGAATGAAAAAGAGTTAGCAATTGCAATTGTTAAGGTAAATGGTCAACTTGAGGTCGCCGAAGGCGTAGGACCTGTACATTCGGTAGATATTGCATTAAGAAAGGCGTTACAAAAAGTATATCCACAAATAAATAGGGTAAAGCTGACAGATTATAGAGTGATTCTTCCAGGAGAGATAAAAAATACTGAAAGTGTGGTGAGAGTGACTATAGAGTTTACAGATGGGGAGAAAAACTGGAGGACTGAGGGGGTCTCAACCAGTGTAATAGAGGCTAGTGTAATTGCGTTAATTGATGGGCTAGACTATTACTTACAGACTGAGAAACTAATAAAAAGTGAAGTGATAAATAACTAAATATGCAGTGGGATCCTGGAGGAGCTACTGAAAACAGAAGTAAGCTTTACATTTATTTGCGTTTCTTAAGGATCGAACAAGTGTTTTTTAGCCTGCCAATGGCATATATGGGTGCTTTCCTAGCAATAAGGGAAATCCCCCCGATACAAGTACTAATCCTCATGTTTTTCTCACTCTTCTTCCTCAGGACAGCAGGAATGACAAATGATAATCTAGCTGATAGGGAGATAGACGCAATGAACCCTAGAACAAAGAGTAGACCTCTGGTTACAGGAAAGATAACAGTTAGAGAGGCTAAACTTCTCATTATAATTTCGTTGATAGGCTTCTTTATTACAGCCTATTTAATTAACTTATATGCACTTATCTTGGCTCCCATAGTTGCTCTAATAGTGATGAGTTACCCTTATATGAAAAGGTATACAGCATTTGCCAACTACCATCTAGCTTCTATTCAAGGTTTAGCTGTTTTCAGTGGTGCTGTGGCATCTCTAGGGCTTTACGCTAAGTCTTTTACAGAACTAGTGACAGGAATTCCATGGCTTTTTGTAATATCCACTATCTTCTGGGCTGTTGGCTTCGATCTTTATAACCACATACCAGATGCAGACTTTGACAAAAAAATGGGTTTACACAGTTTTGCGGTCTTACTGGGAGATAGAGCGTTAATGTTTGCTGGACTAAATCAGCTAATATCAGTATTGTTAGCCCTATTCGGGGATATACAATTTAACTTAGGGATAATAGCTTATATTGCCACAATTCTTCACGGTCTAATAATGGGCTATGCATATTACTCTGCAACGAGAGGAAACTTTGGAAGAGCGTTCTATTATAATATTTACTCTTCAATAGTATTGGGTCTAGGTATAATCATTGATATCATAGTGTAGTAACGTGGTAATAGAAAATGAGAAGCTTTTATTCTCAGCCTCGGGTTCCCTCTTCACTTATCTGTTGATGGCGGGCTTCATCATCAAAGTCCTGAACTAATACAGTGTCCTTTCAGTCCGTCTAGTATATATCTTTTGTACTCCTCAGTCGGGTTATGTTCCCCAGATATATTAGGGGCAACATATGCACATGCATAATATTCCTTACCATCATTATCATAAACTTTAAACACCTCTCTAATATACCTCACAAGATGCTCCTCTGCACTGTCAAGTACATTCAATTCATCCTCTAATATCATTAATAGATAACCACACACTCTTCCATTTTCATACTTTGTTAGATTAGCACAATGTCCCCATTTACATTTAACATTAAATACTATCTTATAACCTGGTAAGTTCACTGGAATCTTCTTAAATATTTTCTTTACTCCTCTAGCTTTTAATATCTCGTCATTAGTATTCTCCGCATATGCAAAGTAGTTAAATAACGTTGATGTGCCTACGTATTTAGAGTAGTCACCGTCTATTATTACGTCTCTACCTGTGATATCTTGGTTGTAAACATAAATATAAACATTATCTAAATAATATTTCCTCTTGTCATCAAAATACACTCTGACTTTTTCCCTAATATATAGGTCATCAGCAGATCCTCTATAGTCTTCAACCTGATCCAAAACATTTAACAACTTATCATCTATCTCATAGACCTCTCCATGTACCACACTGTCTCCCCTTACCACTCCTGGATAGCTCCCAAGATCATACATCTTATAACCTTCCACTAAACCTAAACCCACAAATCTACTGTTCTTCAAAAAATGATTTAGCTCAAAACCAAATCTTAATGAACCATAGACAAAAATATACGGAATATCAACCACCCCCCTGATCCACATAACTTAACCAAAACTGGATTTCAGATTCGTCTAAATCTCTACTGTCCTCCCCTTTAATTACACTTGCTTTCAGAATCTTTAATTTTTCTCCCTCTATAACACCCCATATTCTGATTATGGGCTTACTATCTTCATCCATGTCCACGCCACTT is drawn from Sulfolobus acidocaldarius SUSAZ and contains these coding sequences:
- a CDS encoding iron ABC transporter substrate-binding protein, with the translated sequence MRKVYNEVLDEYLSLPDKVERIISLDPAATETLFMLGFGEKVIATDAFSYRPAEAKRKLKIGSYTHVRVDLLEDLKPDIVFTTMGAQKELTRKLIDKNFNVYPLGVTTSVSRILNNVILISLVVNAHDIGRKLYQSLLLDLMSYRRSTNKRPRVYVEFDLGGPISCGYPTHVSDAINLVGGENIFDDISDAYFTPNDYEVMQRDPELIIYEPKRLTDYEKERILNYMERRGLGKFKEKVVFTVGDFLAHQGPTFITDGIKFLYSVIPC
- a CDS encoding alpha-isopropylmalate/homocitrate synthase family transferase — encoded protein: MFTKSVEVLDTTLRDGAQTANISFTLNDKIRIALLLDELGVDYIEGGWPSSNPKDEEFFKEIKKYKLTKAKIAAFGSTRKKESTAKEDQSLNSIIKADVDVGVLFGKSWSLHVTDVLKISLEENLDIIYDSVNYLKSHGLRVVYDAEHFYQGYKENREYALKAVKTAEEAGADVVVLCDTNGGTLPHEVYNITKDVVNHLKVKIGLHMHNDSGGAVANTVMGVVAGARHVQGTINGIGERTGNADLIQVIPNIMLKLGLNSLKGNESLKKLREVSRVVYEIIGVHPNPYQPYVGDFAFTHKAGVHADAVMKVTRAYEHIDPTLVGNNRRFIISEVAGSSNVIYYLEKLGIKVDKKDPRVRSAVQRIKELENRGYSFDLAPASAVLVALKDLGMYRDLIKVEYWKVMNEKELAIAIVKVNGQLEVAEGVGPVHSVDIALRKALQKVYPQINRVKLTDYRVILPGEIKNTESVVRVTIEFTDGEKNWRTEGVSTSVIEASVIALIDGLDYYLQTEKLIKSEVINN
- the ubiA gene encoding prenyltransferase (UbiA prenyltransferase family catalyzes the transfer of a prenyl group to various acceptors with hydrophobic ring structures in the biosynthesis of respiratory quinones, hemes, chlorophylls, vitamin E, and shikonin), whose product is MQWDPGGATENRSKLYIYLRFLRIEQVFFSLPMAYMGAFLAIREIPPIQVLILMFFSLFFLRTAGMTNDNLADREIDAMNPRTKSRPLVTGKITVREAKLLIIISLIGFFITAYLINLYALILAPIVALIVMSYPYMKRYTAFANYHLASIQGLAVFSGAVASLGLYAKSFTELVTGIPWLFVISTIFWAVGFDLYNHIPDADFDKKMGLHSFAVLLGDRALMFAGLNQLISVLLALFGDIQFNLGIIAYIATILHGLIMGYAYYSATRGNFGRAFYYNIYSSIVLGLGIIIDIIV
- a CDS encoding gamma-glutamyl cyclotransferase, with protein sequence MPYIFVYGSLRFGFELNHFLKNSRFVGLGLVEGYKMYDLGSYPGVVRGDSVVHGEVYEIDDKLLNVLDQVEDYRGSADDLYIREKVRVYFDDKRKYYLDNVYIYVYNQDITGRDVIIDGDYSKYVGTSTLFNYFAYAENTNDEILKARGVKKIFKKIPVNLPGYKIVFNVKCKWGHCANLTKYENGRVCGYLLMILEDELNVLDSAEEHLVRYIREVFKVYDNDGKEYYACAYVAPNISGEHNPTEEYKRYILDGLKGHCISSGL